From the Leucobacter denitrificans genome, one window contains:
- a CDS encoding PucR family transcriptional regulator, producing MMQYFAEPAIQSWIELDTLLRDYELGLVAIAGVDDNTGARAVQWVHSSDLPDPTPFLTPRTVLLTTGVQFKSALGKNTAEAYVSRLVRAGAAALGVGVGLRWDRIPPTLVEACEHLGLPLIRVPYDTPFIAITRAAARLIEAAMHAQNIDRLTRSDRTPATRITSAEAALRSAIVSLLIRGDREHAEAIAAPLYPRLPRGQVAVIALRAGDGDLSPQDLGEGITSGVHDGKLIVICESAHVTQLRKLIAKRTAGLSERGSLNDLSRLLDQADRALEQSIAAWVETDAPPKLVAYRPSMHSGVFQLIAESPEAKRRATGFLSPLREHDRRHHDEIEHSLEVWLRHNCQLTPAAEELQIHRHTMRTRIKTAASLLQRNIDSADTRAELWTALRLAGATIPLSTAQ from the coding sequence ATGATGCAATATTTCGCCGAACCGGCAATTCAGAGTTGGATCGAGCTCGACACGCTATTGCGTGACTACGAGCTCGGTCTCGTTGCGATCGCCGGAGTCGACGACAATACCGGGGCACGGGCCGTTCAGTGGGTCCACTCGTCTGATCTGCCAGACCCCACCCCGTTCCTCACGCCCCGCACTGTACTGCTCACAACTGGCGTGCAGTTCAAGTCTGCGCTCGGCAAAAATACTGCTGAAGCCTATGTGTCACGGCTCGTACGCGCGGGAGCCGCGGCGCTCGGAGTTGGCGTGGGTTTGCGGTGGGATCGCATTCCACCAACACTCGTCGAAGCCTGCGAGCATTTGGGCCTCCCACTCATTCGCGTCCCCTACGACACCCCGTTTATCGCGATCACTCGAGCAGCCGCCCGCCTCATCGAAGCAGCGATGCACGCGCAGAACATTGACCGGCTCACGCGTAGCGACCGAACTCCCGCGACACGAATCACAAGTGCCGAGGCAGCGCTGCGCTCAGCGATCGTGTCTCTGCTCATTCGCGGCGATCGTGAGCATGCGGAGGCCATCGCTGCCCCACTGTATCCAAGGCTGCCTCGAGGGCAGGTCGCCGTTATCGCACTGCGAGCAGGTGACGGCGACCTGTCACCCCAAGACCTCGGCGAGGGCATAACCAGTGGAGTGCACGACGGCAAACTCATTGTCATATGCGAATCCGCTCACGTCACGCAGCTGCGCAAGCTCATCGCGAAGCGCACGGCGGGTCTGTCAGAACGTGGATCGCTGAACGATCTCAGCAGACTGCTTGATCAGGCTGACCGAGCTCTCGAGCAATCGATCGCCGCGTGGGTCGAAACCGACGCGCCCCCAAAACTCGTGGCATATCGTCCATCGATGCACTCAGGCGTGTTCCAGCTCATCGCCGAAAGCCCTGAGGCAAAGCGACGCGCCACAGGCTTCCTCTCTCCACTCAGAGAACATGATCGGCGGCACCACGATGAGATCGAACACAGTCTCGAGGTGTGGCTCAGGCACAATTGCCAGCTCACTCCTGCGGCAGAGGAACTGCAGATCCACCGCCACACCATGCGCACGAGGATCAAAACGGCAGCGAGCCTGCTTCAGCGAAATATCGATTCGGCCGATACCAGGGCCGAACTTTGGA
- a CDS encoding NAD-dependent succinate-semialdehyde dehydrogenase, translated as MALKPNEQELLDRVQSGLAIGGKWEASTSGATFDVHDPATGEVIKTIADATVEDAIRALDSAVATQAAWAATSSRERSNILRRAFDLLMERREDFALLMSMEMGKPIAEARGEVNYGGEFLRWFSEEAVRVRGDYRQNPEGTGNMVVSHIPVGPCYFVTPWNFPLAMATRKIAPALAAGCTVVIKPAGLTPLTTIFFAQLLEEAGVPAGVVNVVQTSKSSAQSSALLSDTRLRKLSFTGSTPVGVKLLEAAAQNVLRTSMELGGNAPFVVFEDADLDKAVEGAMLAKFRNIGQACTAANRIIVHESVADEFARRVSEKVSAMTVGRGADEGYDIGALVEEKAVANTARLVADAVETGATVVTGGEAIDGPGNFFQPTVIDKLSPQSAIMREEIFGPVLGIIRFQTEDEAVEIANNTEYGLVSYVFTEDLARGHRMIEKLESGMMGLNTGLVSNAAAPFGGIKQSGIGREGGFEGIHEFLSSKYTLIPRS; from the coding sequence ATGGCACTGAAGCCAAACGAACAAGAACTGCTCGACCGCGTACAGTCAGGGCTCGCAATCGGGGGCAAGTGGGAAGCCTCGACCTCTGGCGCGACCTTCGATGTGCACGACCCCGCAACTGGTGAGGTCATCAAGACGATCGCCGACGCGACAGTCGAAGATGCGATCCGCGCACTCGATTCTGCCGTGGCAACGCAAGCAGCGTGGGCCGCAACTTCATCGCGTGAGCGCTCGAACATTCTGCGCCGTGCATTCGATCTGCTCATGGAGCGTCGCGAAGACTTCGCGCTGCTCATGAGCATGGAGATGGGCAAGCCGATCGCCGAGGCGCGTGGCGAGGTGAACTATGGAGGCGAGTTCCTACGCTGGTTCTCGGAAGAAGCCGTGCGCGTGCGTGGTGACTACCGCCAGAACCCAGAAGGCACCGGCAACATGGTGGTCTCGCACATTCCAGTTGGGCCTTGCTACTTTGTCACCCCGTGGAACTTCCCGCTCGCGATGGCAACCCGCAAGATTGCACCGGCACTCGCTGCTGGTTGCACCGTTGTGATCAAGCCGGCCGGCCTCACTCCGCTCACCACCATCTTCTTCGCGCAGCTGCTCGAAGAGGCTGGCGTACCAGCAGGTGTGGTGAACGTGGTGCAGACCTCGAAGTCGAGCGCACAGTCGAGCGCACTGCTCTCCGACACACGCCTTCGTAAGCTCTCATTCACCGGCTCGACCCCGGTTGGCGTAAAGCTGCTCGAGGCTGCGGCACAGAACGTGCTGCGTACCTCGATGGAGCTCGGCGGCAACGCTCCGTTCGTTGTGTTCGAGGACGCAGATCTGGATAAGGCTGTCGAGGGCGCTATGCTCGCGAAGTTCCGCAACATTGGCCAGGCGTGCACGGCGGCGAACCGCATCATCGTGCACGAGTCGGTCGCCGACGAATTCGCCCGCCGCGTGAGCGAGAAGGTCTCGGCAATGACCGTGGGCCGTGGCGCTGACGAGGGCTACGACATCGGCGCGCTTGTTGAGGAGAAGGCTGTTGCGAACACCGCTCGTCTCGTCGCAGACGCGGTCGAGACCGGCGCAACCGTTGTCACCGGTGGCGAGGCGATCGATGGTCCTGGTAACTTCTTCCAGCCGACCGTCATCGACAAGCTCAGCCCGCAGTCAGCAATCATGCGCGAAGAGATCTTCGGGCCAGTGCTCGGCATTATTCGGTTCCAGACCGAAGACGAGGCTGTCGAGATTGCGAACAACACCGAGTACGGTCTCGTGAGCTATGTCTTCACCGAAGACCTCGCTCGCGGTCACCGCATGATCGAGAAGCTCGAGAGCGGCATGATGGGGCTGAACACCGGCCTCGTGTCGAACGCTGCAGCTCCTTTCGGTGGCATCAAGCAGTCGGGTATCGGTCGCGAGGGTGGTTTCGAGGGAATCCACGAGTTCCTCTCGTCGAAGTACACGCTCATCCCGCGCAGCTAA
- the gabT gene encoding 4-aminobutyrate--2-oxoglutarate transaminase: MSVIGGPSLPQERKLVTSIPGPKSQELMARKNAAVASGVGVALPIAVVAGGDGVLVDADGNSLIDLGSGIAVTGVGNSAPRVVEAVQQQVAQFTHTCFTVTPYEGYVAVAEKLNELTPGDHEKRSALFNSGAEAVENAIKIARHYTKKNGVVVFDHAYHGRTNLTMGMTAKNMPYKDGFGPFAPEVTRVQTSYPYRDGLAGADAAAVAITEIEKQVGAANLAAIIIEPIQGEGGFIAPAEGFLPAIQKWATENGVVFILDEVQTGFGRTGQMFAANFEGVVPDMVTTAKGIAGGLPLSGVTGRAEIMDSAHAGGLGGTYAGNPLACAAALATIETYEAENLLEKATKIGETITEVFSNLQKTDDRIGDIRGRGAMMAIELVESGSKTPNAALTGAIAKYAAEQGVLVLTCGTYGNVIRFLPALTISDELLREGLQVVVDAIAAN, from the coding sequence ATGTCAGTTATCGGTGGCCCCTCGCTTCCGCAGGAGCGCAAGCTTGTAACCAGCATCCCTGGCCCGAAGTCACAGGAACTCATGGCGCGCAAGAACGCTGCAGTAGCGTCTGGCGTCGGTGTCGCTCTTCCCATCGCTGTTGTTGCGGGTGGCGACGGTGTGCTCGTAGATGCTGACGGCAACTCGCTGATCGACCTTGGCTCGGGCATTGCGGTGACTGGTGTTGGCAACTCGGCTCCCCGCGTGGTCGAGGCCGTGCAGCAGCAGGTCGCACAGTTCACCCACACCTGCTTCACCGTTACCCCGTACGAGGGCTACGTTGCGGTTGCAGAGAAGCTCAACGAACTCACCCCTGGTGACCACGAGAAGCGTTCGGCGCTCTTCAACTCGGGTGCTGAAGCGGTTGAGAACGCGATCAAGATCGCGCGTCACTACACCAAGAAGAACGGCGTCGTCGTTTTCGATCACGCTTACCACGGTCGCACCAACCTCACCATGGGTATGACGGCTAAGAACATGCCTTACAAAGACGGCTTCGGTCCGTTCGCTCCCGAGGTGACTCGCGTGCAGACCTCATACCCGTACCGTGACGGTCTCGCAGGCGCTGATGCAGCTGCCGTTGCTATCACCGAGATTGAAAAGCAGGTTGGGGCAGCAAACCTCGCTGCAATCATCATTGAGCCAATCCAGGGCGAGGGCGGCTTCATCGCTCCCGCAGAGGGCTTCCTCCCAGCAATCCAGAAGTGGGCAACCGAGAACGGCGTCGTCTTCATTCTCGATGAGGTGCAGACCGGCTTCGGTCGTACCGGCCAGATGTTTGCGGCAAACTTCGAAGGTGTTGTGCCCGATATGGTCACCACCGCAAAGGGCATCGCTGGCGGTCTTCCGCTATCGGGTGTCACCGGTCGCGCCGAGATCATGGATTCGGCTCACGCTGGTGGACTCGGCGGAACCTACGCGGGCAACCCACTCGCGTGTGCAGCTGCTCTCGCAACGATCGAGACCTACGAGGCAGAGAACCTGCTCGAGAAGGCAACCAAGATCGGCGAGACGATCACCGAGGTCTTCAGCAACCTGCAGAAGACCGACGACCGCATTGGCGATATCCGCGGACGCGGCGCGATGATGGCGATCGAGCTTGTTGAGTCGGGCTCAAAGACCCCGAACGCAGCACTGACAGGTGCGATCGCGAAGTACGCGGCCGAGCAGGGCGTGCTCGTGCTCACCTGTGGCACCTACGGCAACGTCATCCGCTTCCTTCCAGCACTCACCATCTCTGATGAGCTGCTCCGCGAAGGCCTGCAGGTTGTCGTCGACGCGATCGCTGCCAACTAA